The DNA window TGGTGCTGATGCCGGCGCCAGTCGGATTGTAGTAGATGGAATTGGCCAACTTGAGGACGCGGGCGGTCAGGGATGCGTCGTGCAGAATCACTCCGGCCAGTTCCGAGATCGGCGCCAGCTCATCGTCCGCAAAGGCAATGACCTTCTGGGCCGTGTCGTCGAAGATCGGCATTTCCTCTTGGCGGATCAGTTCGACCCACTCGTCGAGGCTTTTAGGGGAGGTTTCGGTTTTCAAGTCGGTATCGGCGCGTTAATCAGCGTTAGACTATAGGCGAGCGGCGGAGGCATTGCCAGATGTGCCGATGAGCGCCACAGACCGATCGGTTGCCAGCCCGCCGAACCGCCACCTCGATTCCTGGCGTCCGCGCCGATAGGCCGGCAATTCTCGCGGATTGAATCAATGTCCCACTTTCCTCGTCACCGCTTGCGTCGGGCCGCGCACGTCATCCGACAGGGCGGCGTGGTGGCCTATCCCACCGAAGCCGTCTACGGACTCGGCTGCGATCCCTGGAATCGGGCCGCCGTGTCCCGCATTCTCGCCATCAAGCAGCGGGATGTCTCCAAGGGTCTGATCCTGATCGCCGCCGATCCCGCTCAACTGACGCCCTTTGTCGAAGATCTGCCGGCCGCGCGCATGGCGGAAATCCGCGCGAGCTGGCCAGGTCCGCATACCTGGCTCCTGCCCATCCGTTCCATGACGCCCCGCTGGCTGACCGGTCGCTTCGACACGCTCGCGGTCCGGGTCACCGCCCATCCGCTTGCCGCCGGGCTGTGCCGCGCCTTTGGCGGCGCCATCGTGTCCACCAGCGCCAATCGGGCCGATCGCCCGCCGGCCCGCACGAGCCTGCGGGTCCGACTGGCGCTGGAGGATGGGCCCGACCTTGTCCTCGCGGGTGCCTGTGGCGGATCCGGGCGTCCTTCCAGGATCCGCGACGGTCGCACGGGGCGGGTGCTACGGGGTTGAATGCGTTGTCAGTTGTCAGGTTTGTGCTTTTGACGCCTTGGAGCGTTGTCCTGTATCGAGCGCAGAGACTTGTCCTTGTCCAGTCCCGTCGGCATCTGATTGACATCGGCACATAAAAGACAAGACGAGAGGAATGACGATGCTCAAGGCAACGGAAATGGCGATCCGCTGGGTCGAACAGGGTAAGGCGCCGGATGCGGTCGTGCGCGCTGGGATTCGACTGCTGCTACGCCAGCGCCTGGCGAGTCTGCCGCTGCACGACTGCGAGGCGGCGATGTGCCACAAACGCGAGTTCGTCGCCATGATGGACGCCGCTCCGATCGCCGAGGTGCCGGAGCGCGCCAACGAACAGCATTACGAACTCCCCGCGAGCTTTTTCGATCTCGTGCTGGGGCCGCGCCGAAAATACAGCAGTTGTTATTGGCCGGATGGAGTCAAGACCCTTGCGGAGGCGGAGGCGGCGGCGCTGCGCGTCACCGCCGAACGCGCTGGAATCGCGGACGGCCAGCGGGTGTTGGAGCTTGGCTGCGGCTGGGGCGCCTTCAGTCTCTATCTGGCGGAGCGGTATCCGAATTCCCGGATCACGGGCGTTTCAAACGCGCACGGTCAGCGCCAGTTCATCGAAGCGGAACGTGACCGTCTGGGGCTGACCAACCTGACGATCGTCACGGCGGACATGAACGACTTCCAGGCCGAGGGTCAGTACGACCGCATCGTTTCGTTGGAAATGTTCGAGCACATGCGCAACCACCGCCAACTCTTACGGCGCGTCCACGATTGGCTCACGCCCGGCGGGCGCTTTTTGATGCATATCTTCGTGCATCGGGAGCATCCCTATCCTTTCGAGGACATCGGACCCAGCGACTGGATGAGTCATTACTTCTTTGCCGGCGGCATCATGCCGAGCGACGATCTGCCGCTGCACTTCCAGGATGACCTGAAACTGGTCACCCGCTGGCGTTGGGACGGTCGACATTACGAGCGCACGCTCAACGCCTGGCTGGCGCGCATGGATGCCGCCCGCGCGTCAATCTGGCCGATCCTGGAGGACACCTACGGCGCGGGCGAGGCGGCGACCTGGTGGATGCGCTGGCGACTCTTCTTCATGGCCTGCGCCGAGCTGTTCGGTTATCGCAAGGGTCAGGAATGGTTTGTCGGTCACTATTTATTTGCACGGCCAGCGTGAGTCTGGCGCCTGCGCATTCAGCCGAAACCGCGTTCGGTAGGGCAAACGTCGGGGTGAACGATCAGCCCGGAAGTTGGCAGAGCGCGCCGTCGTCGGAACCGACGCACGTTGGGACGCAATTCTGTCGTGTCCCGACGGGGCGATGCCGATCTGATTCGTCGTCCGGTGAATGCGTACTCATACGGAATGTTCCGGCGTGTCCGGATCAGTCAGAATTCAGATACCATCCATCCAATGATTCGCTAACTGTGATGCATCTCGATCCAGCGATTATCTATCATGATCTGAAGACCGATCTGGTGACCTTTAGAACTATTCTTGCCGACAGGACGTTAGCGGTTGACGAATTCGCGTCAACCCATCGCGAGACCATCCGCCGGCACTACGCCAAGGTGGGTGGTTGCCCACTGGACCAGGAAACCGCCCATCAAGCCGCCGTTGCGCTCCTGGGTTATCTGCGACCTTCTCCGATTCAAAACGTCAGAACGCATTTAAACCGTTGAGGGCAATGATCGGAGCGTTTCTCTCGCATAGTGCCGACTTACGCACAAAACAGGCTGTCGCCTTTGTGTACTCTGAATGGCGAACGATTCGATCGGATTGAACGTGTCGACAACCCAGAAGATGTCCGTGGAGAACGCACAATGAATGAAGACGCCAGTTATTCCGATATCCAGGCGTTGACGCCCAGGGAACGTATTGAATACTACAGGCGGGAATTGCGATGCGTCACCCCTCCGAAGACGTATCGCGAGCGGGTGTTGGCCAACGTCTATCATCACCTGCTGCAAAACGCCGGGGAACGGGAGGTTCCTTCTCGGGATGCCTCGTCGATCAATCCTTTTACAGCGTACCCGTTCATGTCTTGAACGAATCGGCAAAGGCTGGGGCGTGAAGACGGGCCTGTTTCAAAAAGACCGTGATCGCCCTGAAACCCCTTTCCGGACAGCGGGCCGCTGGAGATCCAGAATCGATACGGCGGTGCGACAATCAATCACCGCCATCCGCCATTGTCGGCCGCGCTCAATGTTTGCGATGCCGAAAAACCCAGGGGGTCTGGTGTTCGCCTTTACGGCTCCAGATCCCGCGCTTGGCCTTGCGGGCCTCGCGTTCGGCGCGAAAAAACCGGGCATCCTCGCAATAGCGCGCATAGACCGCGGCGTGACCGCTCCTGACCTGTTCCAGATTCAGCAGGAGCCGCTGTTTCGCTCCGACGCTGTAGACATCGCCCACCGTGCGCCCGTAGCGGTCCTTTTCGATCGGAACCAACTCCAACTGCCGGGTCGCGAGTTGGCGAAGCGAGGCGCGCGAGCGGTCGGACCAAGGCCGCTGTTTGTGCTCGGGGGCGTCGATGCAGTGCAATCGCACCTCAACCCGCTCGCCCTGGCAGGTCAGCCGCAGCGAATCGCCATCCAGCACGGTATCCAGCCGGCAGGTGCGGCCCGAGGCGCCGAACGACCAGTTGGCCGGGATCAGCCCCGGTCCCCAGCGTTCGACCGCCCAGGCGCCGACCAGGAGCAGGGCGATCGCCAGGGTTGAAAGCGGCGTGCGACGACGCACCCGAGGTCCGGAATCAGCCATTGAGCCACAGATGGACCGCGATGCTCGACAGGTAGCCGAGCGCGATCGCGGGCGTCCATTCCAGATGCGCGAAGAAGGTGTAGGTTCCGCGTGCTTGACCCATGAGCGCCACGCCAGCCGCCGAGCCAATGGACAATAGCGAGCCGCCGACGCCAGCGGTCAGGGTGACCAGCAGCCACTGGGTCTCGTTCATCTCGGGATTCATGGTCAGGACGGCGAACATCACCGGGATATTGTCGACGATGGCCGAGAGGAAGCCGATCGACACGTTGGCAAGGGTCGGCCCCCATTGGTTGTACATCAGATCGGACGCCATCGCGAGATAGCCGAGCTGCCCGAGTCCGCCGACGCAGAGCACCACGCCATAGAAGAACAGCAGGGTGTCCCATTCAGCCCGCGCGACCTTGTTGAAGACATCGAAGGGGGTCATGTCGCCAACCAGCGTGGCCCGATCCTCGTTGCGTCGCTGCCAGCGCTGGTGGCTCATGCGCAGGTAAAACCCGAAAAACTGCAGATATCCAAGACCAGTGAGCATCCCCAGCACCGGCGGCAGATGTAGGAAGTTGTGGAAGCTCACCGCGGTGGCGATGGTCAGCAGAAACAGGACGATGATGCGCCGGGCGCCCCGTTTCATGTGCACATCCTCCGAGCTTGCCACCGGCTTGAGATTCGGGACGGCGAAGTGCATGAGGATCGCGGGAACCGCGAAGTTGACCACGGCGGGCACGAACAGCTTGAAAAATCCAAAAAAGTCGACCATGCCCTTCTGCCAGACCATCAGGGTCGTGATATCCCCGAACGGACTGAAGGCGCCGCCGGCATTCGCTCCCACCACAATGTTGATACAGGCGAGGGTGACGAAGCGCTTGTTGTCGCCGCCGACCGCCAGTACCACCGCGCACATCAACAGGGCCGTGGTCAGGTTGTCGGCGACCGGCGAGATCAGGAAGGCGAGGATGCCGGTCAACCAGAACAGCGCGCGAAAACCGAAGCCCTTGCGAATCAGCCAGGCACGCAGCGCGTCGAAAACCTGCCGCTCTTGGAGCGCGTTGATATAGGTCATCGCCACCAGCAGGAACAGCATGAGTTCGGCGTATTCGAGCAGGTTGTGGCGGACGGCCTCGCCGGCCAGATGCGGCTCGCCCATCTGAGTGTAGACGTAGGCGATCAGGCACCAGATGACGCCGGCGGCGATGATGACCGGTTTGGATTTGCGTAGGTGCAGGAATTCCTCGGTCATGACCAGGGCGTAGGCCAGACCAAAGATAATCAGAGCGGTATAGCCGACGGCGTGCGTTGTCAGATCGATGGAGTTGGCGGTCTCTGACGCAAAGGCCGCAAAAGGGGCGAAGAGGGCGATGA is part of the Thiocystis violascens DSM 198 genome and encodes:
- a CDS encoding thermonuclease family protein, producing MADSGPRVRRRTPLSTLAIALLLVGAWAVERWGPGLIPANWSFGASGRTCRLDTVLDGDSLRLTCQGERVEVRLHCIDAPEHKQRPWSDRSRASLRQLATRQLELVPIEKDRYGRTVGDVYSVGAKQRLLLNLEQVRSGHAAVYARYCEDARFFRAEREARKAKRGIWSRKGEHQTPWVFRHRKH
- a CDS encoding SAM-dependent methyltransferase: MLKATEMAIRWVEQGKAPDAVVRAGIRLLLRQRLASLPLHDCEAAMCHKREFVAMMDAAPIAEVPERANEQHYELPASFFDLVLGPRRKYSSCYWPDGVKTLAEAEAAALRVTAERAGIADGQRVLELGCGWGAFSLYLAERYPNSRITGVSNAHGQRQFIEAERDRLGLTNLTIVTADMNDFQAEGQYDRIVSLEMFEHMRNHRQLLRRVHDWLTPGGRFLMHIFVHREHPYPFEDIGPSDWMSHYFFAGGIMPSDDLPLHFQDDLKLVTRWRWDGRHYERTLNAWLARMDAARASIWPILEDTYGAGEAATWWMRWRLFFMACAELFGYRKGQEWFVGHYLFARPA
- a CDS encoding L-threonylcarbamoyladenylate synthase, producing the protein MSHFPRHRLRRAAHVIRQGGVVAYPTEAVYGLGCDPWNRAAVSRILAIKQRDVSKGLILIAADPAQLTPFVEDLPAARMAEIRASWPGPHTWLLPIRSMTPRWLTGRFDTLAVRVTAHPLAAGLCRAFGGAIVSTSANRADRPPARTSLRVRLALEDGPDLVLAGACGGSGRPSRIRDGRTGRVLRG
- the nhaD gene encoding sodium:proton antiporter NhaD gives rise to the protein MHPATRFFMGVIALFAPFAAFASETANSIDLTTHAVGYTALIIFGLAYALVMTEEFLHLRKSKPVIIAAGVIWCLIAYVYTQMGEPHLAGEAVRHNLLEYAELMLFLLVAMTYINALQERQVFDALRAWLIRKGFGFRALFWLTGILAFLISPVADNLTTALLMCAVVLAVGGDNKRFVTLACINIVVGANAGGAFSPFGDITTLMVWQKGMVDFFGFFKLFVPAVVNFAVPAILMHFAVPNLKPVASSEDVHMKRGARRIIVLFLLTIATAVSFHNFLHLPPVLGMLTGLGYLQFFGFYLRMSHQRWQRRNEDRATLVGDMTPFDVFNKVARAEWDTLLFFYGVVLCVGGLGQLGYLAMASDLMYNQWGPTLANVSIGFLSAIVDNIPVMFAVLTMNPEMNETQWLLVTLTAGVGGSLLSIGSAAGVALMGQARGTYTFFAHLEWTPAIALGYLSSIAVHLWLNG